The Chiloscyllium plagiosum isolate BGI_BamShark_2017 unplaced genomic scaffold, ASM401019v2 scaf_13424, whole genome shotgun sequence genome window below encodes:
- the LOC122547616 gene encoding serine/threonine-protein kinase WNK3-like: VKSGFFHENDSKLLSKSIRDRVSFIKRKRQRTQQMREVEEQERLRSQMEQSAAASQSATGWQPSLPESEDPEVDQHAQQSKLLMATASLDAVTDSNLGPDPRAGAAGPSVVSEENLCPQHLSSGSSVESHPVSLSHQPSQQQVMSNYPQSMAPTPHQATPDPQRPARHVQDSIR; this comes from the exons GTCAAGTCGGGGTTCTTCCACGAGAACGACTCCAAACTGCTGTCCAAGTCCATCCGAGACCGGGTCTCGTTCATCAAGAGGAAGCGGCAGAGGACGCAGCAGAtgagggaggtggaggagcaggagaggctgCGGTCCCAGATGGAGCAATCAGCCGCAGCCTCCCAGTCCGCCACAGGCTGGCAGCCCAGTCTACCCGAGTCCGAGGATCCTGAGGTCGATCAACATGCGCAGCAGAGCAAGCTGCTGATGGCCACTGCCTCAT TGGACGCAGTCACCGACAGCAACCTGGGACCCGACCCGCGGGCAGGAGCTGCAGGGCCCTCTGTGGTCTCTGAggaaaacctgtgcccacagcATCTCTCCTCAGGCTCGAGTGTGGAGTCCCATCCTGTGTCCCTGAGCCACCAGCCATCTCAACAGCAAGTGATGAGCAACTACCCGCAATCCATGGCG CCCACACCGCACCAGGCAACCCCTGACCCCCAGCGACCGGCAAGACACGTGCAGGATTCTATCAGGTAG